In Planococcus citri chromosome 4, ihPlaCitr1.1, whole genome shotgun sequence, the genomic window GCTGGATGTGGGGTAGATGAAGTTGCTGCATTTGTCTTTGCTTGACGAACACCTCTATCAAATGCGGATATCCATTGAGTACTCGAAGGATTTGGTCTTTTTGCTGTGGAGGGCTTGGTGAACTTAACGTTTGCGATAATTGTTGCACATCTGGACAGAGATGTGGCACCTGGTTCGATGATGGCAGTGATACATTGGGTGGCGTTTGCTGAGATATAGACGTGTCTTGATTTATCAAACCAGCGTCTGTATTAGATCCGTCCTCGGGTATTCGTTGCTGCGAAGGTAGCTGACTCGTAGGACTTGTTGGACCATGTTGCTTCTCTTTTCCTCGTTTTAAAAACTCCGTAATCACTCGTGGATCTGTCTTTAGTGCCTCTAAGATATTCTTTTTGTTCTGCGGAGAATGTGTCATCCCCAATATCTGTAGCAGAATTCTACGACGAATCAACTTCTCTTTCAAGCTGACCTGCGGTAAGGTTGGCACCAGCTTATCATTCCTagttttgacgattttttcacaattatcaCAGCTGTAAACGAAGTGATCTTGAATCCTGGTATGTATTTCGAATAGCATCGCCATCGACGAGAATTTCGCTCGACGCAGTGTCGAAAATTCGTAACCCCTTTCACGAGACATCGTTAAGAATGCATCACTTCCGTCCATGAGATCGCAGGAGATTAATGGATCAGGATCTTTGATAGGCTGctcgtaaaataaaaacaatgtcAGCAAAAAAAAGCTCGATAGAATCAAATCAACAATATAAACGATAAAATATCAGATAGTGATTGTTACCGGTAAGTTGGCGATAGATTGAGACGAATGCAATCGAATAACCaagaaattttctttatttttttccatccagGCGAAAATGTTGGCTGATAAATCTTCCTCGAGTTGAGATACACTCTTATTATTACTTTTCTTTTCAGCATCAACGTCTATATTACATTTTTGCACCTGTTGAAATATATTAACCATgtgtaaatataaaatttcacgTATTCATTAGCTCGATTGATCCGGTTTTTCCATAAACTCACGTCATTTTCTGCAGATGAGGAGGCTTCCGCAGCTTCAGcctgttttcttttctcttcttCGAGCTGGTTCAGCTCTTGGATACTTTCTTCTAACATATCAGTCCAAATATCGTTTTCGAAATACGGAAATTCAGCGACAGAATGTAATCCATCGTCCATTGcttgtttgaaaatattctacGAAACGAAGACAACAATCAAAAAACATTCCTACCCAGGCTATaacagttttatttttcaacagacGTGAAATTAAGATACTCACCTTGTAATCTATCACCCTTTTTTCGATGATACCTGTATCtaacattttgcaataatcaATTGGAAGTTTTCGATTTGCAGGAttgcaattgaaaataaaatcttctGCTTCGTTAGGAGTACGAACCAGTAAATGAACCATCGCATACCTGTGAAAAGAGACAAATGTTTGATAAAAAGAGAATACAGGCGACTCAATTAAGTGAACGATAGTTCGACTTTGATTCGTACACATCGACTTACCCTAACTGCTTAACATAATCCAAGTAtcctaataaaatttcatgattaaCGGCTGTACGAAATTTTATCGGTTCATTGAACCGCACTGAGTCCACTAACTCGATGTATACGCGTCTTTGATTCGGTTGCGGACATTCGGATCCGTATTCTTGAACGTGCATACCGAAAACACACACATCGACGCCGTCGATTTCTTGGAAAGCGAGCACAGCTTTTGCTTTGAACGGAAATTGTTGGGGGAATTTTCCAGTATCGACGAATCTGCAATATGATTAACACACACATTCGAAGATTCGAAGcaatgaataataattattcaactttgGAGGAACTGTACAGCTTAACAGTTGCGAACTTACAAACTCTTCATGGCAGGTTTAactttggttattttttcagaGCACGATACTACACGAATTGTTACTTTGCCCGTTTCGACTTTTTTCTTTCTAAGGTTTCTGTTGACCCGAGCTTCGATGCTAATGGATAACTTAGTAGTCGGTAACTGTTCAGCACGAAATTCATTTTCCTTTCTTCGCTTgttattctttttcaaacaattgtCACAAACGAATCTACGCAAAAACCCAACGAATCGAAATTATTATTAGATGTTTCGTTTTGATTAAATTAAGTCTGCTTCTGGTACTCACTCTGAACCCAGTATCGCATCTACATGCAAAACGCATATTCGATGTAATTTTATGCCACAATCTAGGCACTCGACTAAAGGCTCCATTTCACTATGATTGTTGATCATTTCTACGAACTGATCTTTTTTTATTACACTGCAAAGACAAGATGAACTCGTATCAAAACGTAGCACTCGattaattcattcaaaaatacatctaaATACTTACGTTGGAGGCTGAGAAGGATCATCAGCTACGGTTACAGTATCTTCGGATATCTCGTTGAAACATTTAACACAATACGCATACCTAAAAGTCGAGAAAAGGTTTCATTTGTAATTCTTAAAGatataaatttcaacatcgaaCGCAAGGATAACTCACTCGTTCAGGTAATTGAAATATTGCGCGTCTCTCGGTATCGTACATAGTTGTTTACCGAAGCAGGGCAGCGGTTTTGGACTTAAGAACGAGTACCTTTTACCGCAACAATACCCTAAATCTCGCATGATTGGATTGATATCGTGTTCGAATACTTTAGCTAACTGTTTCAAGGAAACATAGAATTAGAAAATACCTCAAAAGATTTCatcagtacctacttatagtccAAAGAATGGAAATAATGCTGAAACTTTTAGCTACCTTGGAACTGCATTTGTAAATACTGGAGGATCTTTCACCGTTATATTTGCAATTGATATTGAACAAGAATCGCATATCGTCGACGAAATTCCAAGGATTAACATACAGGCCATTATCAAGTTTATCTTTTATGGTAGGAAAATCGGTCGGCTGCTGGTCGTAAATACCCCAGTCATTGGGTATATTATTCAACTTGACCGGATCAACTGGTTCTAGGAAAGGTGCTGATTCTTccatttgatataattttagCAGCAGCGgtgagaaacatttttgaagatcttgTGGTTTGAAATCTGGTTCTCGTAAAGGTGCTGATTCTTCTATTCGATATAATTGTCGTAGCACTGGTGAGAAACGTGATTGAATTTCTTCTAGTTTGAAACCTAGCGcataaaaatacttatgttgAAGGATCGATTGTAAAATTCGGCCAAAGCTGAACATTGATAAATCTTACGTCGTTTTTCTATCTTTTCGGTCGATAACGATGTGTTTTCAGCTGGTTGCTGTGTGCTGGTAGGTTTAGGGGTTTCTTTCGGTTCCATTTTGCTGGCTGACGCTTTATAAGGATTTTGTTCGACGCCGTCGTTACTCTAGCTTTGTATGGTTCTTCGGAATTCTATTCTGTTCTGTTCTGATGTAATTCTTCGGCTGATTAGCTCAACCTACCTTTTTGAATAATATCGAAATTAATTAACGTTCCATCTACTCAAAGacttaaaaatatacaaaaaatacTCTACTTACTCGTGGATCTTATCCTTAAGGCAGAGAAATCACATGAAACTGAGTCAAAGGACCTGTTGATTAGattaattcaaatcaaaatcttCGCCCAAAGGCTCAAAGGCGCTAAAGGGAATTTCACTTTTGTAAGTTGTAACAAACTGTTTGTTGGAAATCAGTGcagccaaattaaaaaaattttcaacccttaaatttaaaagggggaaaaaacaaaatcaccaaaattctaaaaaaaaaaaaaaaaatgaaattacaaaaaaataatttagaaacgttgaaaaaactgaaaaaatttcaagacattgaaaacatttagaaaataaaatgacaaaaaatcgtttaaaaaatgaaaaattaccaaaaaggtACTCCAAATTAAATGacactgaaaatatttttttttcaatccaaaaattccaaaaaattgagattttaaaGCACAACGTatttattgaaagttcaaaaaatttcatcataaggCAGTAAGGCACATAAGTTCAAAAAGCTCAGTGATTGAttggtgcaatttttcaagtaactttTTTGCCTCAGTttttaattgtgatttttcatcattttttttctcttttcttaatttaaaaaaatttttcatgtttaggtaataattttttttcattatttttcaacaattattggtgttttttcatttattttcatttgttcccattttttaaaatcatttttatgcatttattttttttaaatttctagtctgaatgtgaaaatgaaataggtacataaataaagTTTTACAAAACTAATCAACGAACGATTGATGGATCATTCGAGAGACATTTTCTTGATTTATGAAGAAATAAAACAGAAAggattaaaaaagaaaacttaacaatttcagtttgaaaatcTATATTAATAGGTACAGTACgtaaagtaattaaaaatgataacaatTAATTATACAACAGGCAgttaaattatattttaggCATTTTTATCAGTAGAAAGATACTTTGAAAGGAATCCAATCACTCGTCAACTCAacgaagatttaaaaaaaataataataataaaatacgaaAGCAAGACTGaaaccaattcaaaaaatatgactaGCAACAACAATAACTACCTACGttatgaaataattaaaataatacacAGTATCAATgcataaaatataaaatctaACGTAAAATTCTCTAATGAAGAAATAAAACTATAACACTCATGACTCAACACGAACTAACAATTCGAAGTTCACAAAATCGAAAACCTTTGTTGCTGCACAGCAGACAGATCAACCATCTTCAGTCACTTTTCAGACCATTGCCCTTGCAACTATTGCTGTTGATGTGGCTGCATCTGCCGCCTACCCTTGATAATCTCTACCAACAGATGAGGATTTCTATTcagaatttgtaaaatttggtCTCGCTGTTGCAAAGAGCTAGGCAAGCTCAACACTTGCAGCAGTTGTTGCAGAGCTTGACTACGACGTGGCAGCCTTTTTGGACCACTGTTCTCTGTCGGCAGAGTATCTGCACTCAGATTGGTTGAACCATCGTCAGTCATTTGTTGTTGCTTCTGCGATGATTCCTGAAGATCTGATGGACTGTTTAGTTGCTGGTTTTGCTGATTGTGGGATAGATGTAGTTGCTGCATTTTTCTTTGCTTGATGAACACCTCTATCAAATGAGGATACCCATACATTAGGCGAAAGATTTGGTCTTTTTGCTCAGAAGAGCTTGGTAAACTTAACGTTCGCGATAATTGTTGCAAAGCTGGACAGTGATGTGGCACCTGGTTTGATGATGGCAGTGATACATTGGGTGGCGTTTGATGAGATGTTGTTGAAGCGTCTTGGTTCATCAAACCAGTGTCTTTAGATCCGTCGTCAGTTATTTGTTGCTGCGAAGGTATCTGTCTCGTAGGATTTGATGAACCATGTGCTTCCTCTTTGCTAGGCCCATCAAGCAGCGCCTTCAGCTCAGGATTCGCCATCATTTCCTCGATGACTTTATCTGTGTCATCCGGATAGCGTATCAATAGCTGTAGCAGTTTATCGCTCGAGCTGACCTGTCGTGAGGGTGGTACTTGCCTATGGTTATTAAAAATGGCTCGAGGTGGTGACGTATTTGGTACAGAACTGCTTACTACAGTCGAGGTTTCTGAATTGGATGGTGTATCTGATCCGGTACCGGTATCGTTTGAGATCTGCGAATTAGAACTGGCCTTGAACGGCTCTCCATTGATCAATATAACCGATTTGGTATCATTTGAGATCCGCCGATACGTCGGCCACATACAAGCAACTACCAATTGGGGTTGATTGAAATGTTCGTATATTCGTTGTCTTATTTTCATCCTTATACTCAAACATGCGGGCACATCGCAGTTTGCATCCTGCAAATAGGTCATTATACGATGAATTACTCGAGCAACAGGAAAAGGGAGGAAGGTTGGTTCGAATTCGAAGTGGTAAAATTATCGAAAGTAAGTCATAAAAATATACTCACCTTACAAGACATGGCGTGGAAGTATCTCAAGGTTACAAGCTGTTTGCAGACTAAGCAATTTCTGCTCACTTTTAGCTTACAATCCTTCGTATGCTGGACAGCGTATTTTATGCGCAGGCAATTTGATAATCGACAATTTTCGTCTCGACATTGGCAAGCGTGCGTTAAAGAACAAATTAATCTCTCCATCGATTGTACTCTCACTTCCTGTAAAATACAAGTCGAACAATCAGTCAACAATCGTTCAAATTATGAGAgttatgaaacaaaaaaaaaatcactttacgAAGAAAGCGATACGTACTCCAGGACTGGCTTGTATTTCTGAAGGTGATGTACCGTTATCAAAGTCCAAATCCACTTTAACCATGTTATGAGGATGTCCTTCTTTGGTGTAACAAGGAATGCAAAGGTCGAAATCCTAAACACCGGTAACAAAACAACAGGCAGAAATTTAATATCTGAGAAATAAGTTAcaggagctgaatttcattattcgatttttcgtgTTGTTTGATCAGTTTTTGAAGATGCTGAGTTTAAATCTCAATTTGTTGTTTGAGTATGGCCCTTCAGCGACTCCCTCCCcctcaagattttgaaaaaaaaattacgaaaatgttATCCTACATGCCAATTTTTACTAGTTTAGAGCTACTGAATtctaatacatacatatctacCCCTCAgtgcttttaaaaatatatattcgcACCGAGAAGGGTAACATGAGGACCATTTAAGACTAAAAAGTTCGATCAATTTTAGAACTCGCTGTCTCGAAATCATCCAATTGTTATTTTCTTATTGAAATTGGGCCAATACTTTTTTCtgtccccccccctcctcctcctcaattCCCTCGATGATATTTGTGTCAACTCCTGAAAAGCTACTCGCCTTATAAATTCTACTTTCCACAGTTTTCActgataatcatttttcaagttcgttctcattttttaaaaattaaaataattcaacaaatgTTCATTGGACGGATATGTCTTTTACTCAAGGTATAGTGAAGCTAACAAATGTCTGAATTAGAAATCGGAAACTCCAGACTACATATACTATTAGCTACCTATTCGATATATttctaaaatctaaaaatattttgtaaaaaataaaggaactaaaaattctttaaataaATCAGTCTTATATGTTCTCACTCCTTTCTTTatgtccatttttgaaaatttgacaaactAATATTCACAGCATActtatttattaatattattaaattcactagtatttttagaaataagtaGTTCTTTCCAAGCAAATGCGAGGAAATTTTACGACTGGTTCATCTGGCTTTCGAAATTTCAGCATAAAAACTTCTATATTTTAAAACTAACACAGCCTaaatgttatttaaaaaatgaacaaatagcaaatattttataaaagatAAGGCGACAAGCTTTTCAGAAGCGAAGACTGACGAAGATTTAGCTCTAGCGACTGGCAGCgctgcaaatttttttcgatggcGGTTCAGCTGGCTGGAACCAGTAAAATATTGGTTAAAATAAGAACAGAAACGATCGAGGATAAGAAATACACCAGTCCACATTTAAATAACCGCTCGAATATCCACTTTTAATAGAATTTTAGCATCTTGGgagctgacaagggaacctctcgaggtgcccgcctccgatttgaacgggaccgcgatttttggaaagagcatgttctaaaactccTAAATCCAAAtcttcagctgcccaagttcatttttcgatttttggcgaatttttgaaaatccaaaattgactattttggtgacttatgctttttttaaagaagtacatacttgatcagtaaaaatgctcaaaataagttctaaaactgatattaacccctcaaatctaaa contains:
- the LOC135842972 gene encoding CREB-binding protein-like: MEPKETPKPTSTQQPAENTSLSTEKIEKRRFKLEEIQSRFSPVLRQLYRIEESAPLREPDFKPQDLQKCFSPLLLKLYQMEESAPFLEPVDPVKLNNIPNDWGIYDQQPTDFPTIKDKLDNGLYVNPWNFVDDMRFLFNINCKYNGERSSSIYKCSSKLAKVFEHDINPIMRDLGYCCGKRYSFLSPKPLPCFGKQLCTIPRDAQYFNYLNEYAYCVKCFNEISEDTVTVADDPSQPPTVIKKDQFVEMINNHSEMEPLVECLDCGIKLHRICVLHVDAILGSEFVCDNCLKKNNKRRKENEFRAEQLPTTKLSISIEARVNRNLRKKKVETGKVTIRVVSCSEKITKVKPAMKSLFVDTGKFPQQFPFKAKAVLAFQEIDGVDVCVFGMHVQEYGSECPQPNQRRVYIELVDSVRFNEPIKFRTAVNHEILLGYLDYVKQLGYAMVHLLVRTPNEAEDFIFNCNPANRKLPIDYCKMLDTGIIEKRVIDYKNIFKQAMDDGLHSVAEFPYFENDIWTDMLEESIQELNQLEEEKRKQAEAAEASSSAENDVQKCNIDVDAEKKSNNKSVSQLEEDLSANIFAWMEKNKENFLVIRLHSSQSIANLPPIKDPDPLISCDLMDGSDAFLTMSRERGYEFSTLRRAKFSSMAMLFEIHTRIQDHFVYSCDNCEKIVKTRNDKLVPTLPQVSLKEKLIRRRILLQILGMTHSPQNKKNILEALKTDPRVITEFLKRGKEKQHGPTSPTSQLPSQQRIPEDGSNTDAGLINQDTSISQQTPPNVSLPSSNQVPHLCPDVQQLSQTLSSPSPPQQKDQILRVLNGYPHLIEVFVKQRQMQQLHLPHIQQNQQLNSSSDFQGSSQKQQQMVGDGSTNLSADTLPTEDSGPNKLPRRSQALQKLLQVLSLPTSSQQRDKISQLLNRNPHLLVEIIKGRRQMQQHQQQ